The nucleotide window TCTTAGGTTCAACACGTAGATGTGGTAAAATTCAGCGGATGATTGCTGAAGATACAGCAATAAAAGTTTTATTGTGTAGATTTTCACAAGTTTAAATTAGGTTTCATTTGAGGTACATAAGTGAAAATAATGGAGGCACCAATCAATGATGTAAAGATGTATTGAGATGGATGGTAGTGCTAGATGCCTTGCTAGGCAGTCACAAGGAACCGTATCCTCGCTCACATGGTGGCTAAATCTAGAGGGAAGGAGGGAGGGAGGGATCAATTCGGCAAAGAAAATGATTGGAAAAAGAGAAGGAGAAAGAAATCGGGAAAAATACACCATCAAAAACGGATATTTTGGCAGAGTGAAGGATCTGAAAAagggaaagagaaaagaaatctAGGTTAAGGTAAAAGAACATTGATAGGGAATCGTGGAAAAGATAAGTAAGAGGAAGAAATAGAGATAATTCTAAGGAGGAGAAAAAAGAAAGCGAGagtaaaaaatacaaatataggAATCTGTAGAGATACTCAATCCACCTTGACCTTAACTACTCTATACCAAGACAATTGATATTGCTTCTGCTGTATTTTAATAATGGAATTCCATTGGGAGACTCATCGCTGTTGTTAACGGCTCTCTTAAGATGCGCTTAGAACCATAATCTAGGTGACTCTCGTTGGAGCTTCGCCTTACTTTGGTGGAGCTAGAAATCTTACTGATGCTGTTTGGTAGCTAGGAAACATTAAAAGGTCATAATCAATCCACcctttgatatttttttttgttcGGGGTTGCTACTGGGAGGAGTCCAACTTTGATGATTTGATCCTGAGTGTTAGTTAACAATGTTAATTCTTCTATTGACTGTAGTTTTGATACTTTATTGATTGATccaatgatgtatatatgttctAAAGTTGGTTTAGTTAACACTTGATTTCTTGTATCATTGATTTGTATTTACAAAGCTAAGATCTTGGTTATACCACGTTTGAAGGGAGTTAAGCCCGCATCATTGGCAAAAGTGAAGGATCCTCGAGTCAAAGCATTTATAGAAAAATGTATTGCAAAAGTTTCTGAGCGGCTGCCTGCTAATGAACTATTGATGGACCCCTTTCTTCAGTCAGATGAAGATTCTGGAAGTATATCTAGATCCTTGAGTTCCCACCCCATACATGCAGGTAACTAGAAGATTTCAGCTACACCCTATGCTGATATGTCTGGAAAAAATTGACACTTTTGGGATCTTGCAGATAAGAGTGATGACCAATCTGACAGTGGAAGAAGTCCCAAAGATCCTGTGGCTGAAGGAAGCAGAGATTTCACAGTGCAGGGCCAAAGAAAGGACCTAAACACAATTTTTCTTAAACTGCGAATAACTGATTCAACAGGTTATGCCTCGTCCCTTGTTTCTTCATCAAACTAAGACGAATCACTTCATTAGTTGTTTGACATTTGCCCTGCATCTCAGGTCATATTAGGAATATTCACTTCCCCTTTGATATTGAAGTTGATACAGCAAATGCTGTTGCTAGTGAAATGGTTGAGGAGTTGGACCTGACAGATCAAGACGTCTCTGCTATTGCTGATATGATTGATTCTGAGATCCGGTCATATATCCCAGATTGGGAACCAAAAGAATGTTCTAGCAATCACATTACTGATGAAGTTACTCTTTCTGAGGGCAGTACCTCTGAAGCTCGTGAAGTTGCTCCTTCTGAGAGCAGTACCTCTGGAGCTCGTGAGGATGTTTCCCCCTCAACAATTGACTCCACTCCTTCTGGTGGTCTTGTGTTGGAAAGACTTCCTTCAGGTCGTAAGTACTGGTCTGATTCACCAAAAGCAACCAGTAGTGCGAGCTCTCCGCTCAGACCGGGGCCTTCAAATCTGTCACAGGCAGATTCACCAATTGCCGAGGGTAGCTGGACTGACGAAAATGAACAATCATCTGTCAGCCGGAAAGAGGGAAGCAGTTCAGGTGATGATGCTTTTGAGCATGAAGAGAATGAAACTGAAAATGATATGGATGAAGAGGCTGGTGTATTTCCCAATTCAAACACAGGTGATAAGAACCAGTCTGCTGATTTAATTTCTGAGACCGAGTGTCATTCGTTAGAGGCAAGAAACAATCATCTCAGTAAGAACTGTTCGGCTGACATTGGAGAAATTGTGGAGAAACTTGAGAAGCTGCTAGAAAAGCAGCAGAAGGAGCTAGACGGGCTCAGAGCGAAACATGACTTGGCTATCtcagattttatgaacaaacttCCTTCTGAGTTACACAGCAGAGTGCGTGCTATTTGTGGTCATAAATTGTCTCCCCATAGGCTGCACTATGAAAGAGGCTGCTCGATTACAAACTCTGCAGACCCAAGCCCCTCTTTTCAGATGTAAGTTATGCTGTCTTTTCTTTTGCTATTTAACTGTGGATATAACTGCCGACTGTTCTTTGAATGTGCCAATCATGTTACTTTTGATTGACTGTTACTGCCGATTATGTTACTTATCCTGAAAGATTTCAAGATATTCCAGAATGCTGAAAAATATTAGAGCTTCTGGCAATGGTTACAAGCAAAATTCAGTAGCTGGGAGTTTTTTGAATGGACCTATATTTAGACGCTGTTTCAGCTCTGTCAAGGGCAACATCAGTTCAGGATTGGGAATTGCCGTAATTTTGAAAGAGGAGGCAGGAGAGTGATCTGTCAGTGAGTGGTGCTTCAATTTGCCTTTTGGTGAGTTTATTGTTAGATGACATATTCAAACTTACGCTGTTCACGAAGAGTAGATTCCGTAGTCCTTCAGAAGGTTTTGTTGACCCGTTGGAACGGTTTGAAATCTCATATTCACGTATGGGATGCCTCAAGCTGCAGCGACAATAGGTTCTTGCATTTTCGTGATGTGTATACTTGTACATATTTACATTTGTATTTAGCAAAGGTCAATTGGTTTGAAATCATTCCTGTTGAGATTTACCTTCATAGGTTTCTTTAACTTTATCAGATATGTTCTATAGACCCGTAAAGAGTTACTTTGGTTGTGAGATTATCATTAGTTTGCGAGATAATTTGATCTCTTAAGCGGATGGCTAATGTTTAATGTTGtcccttttatttttgtttttacatGATAATATGATGAACAAATGATTTGTTATTCATCGAATCAATGACAGTTCATTGATATATATCGTTGCTTGGCTGATGATGAAGAACTGTGTGACTGACTAATTGTTTGATACGCAATTGAAGAGATGACAGTTTGTATTCCGAGTTTTGGTTCTCTTCCATACGAAATTATTGCAAGTGAAGTTCGAGAGTTGTGCAACGTTAAGCAATCTCTCCCTCTGTGTGTGTATGGCTGCAATTGGCGAATTGAACTCAAACCAACCTCCTGCAACCTTTATAGCATGCCAAATTGAATGACCATTTTGTTTCCTTCCCGTATTCGTGTATTATTTTTTAAACTCAGTCAATCACATATtactccgtttcaatttagatgaggtagttttgacatgaaatttaaggaaaaaaaaagaatacttTTGAAACTTCAAAAGTAGTCTTAAAAGCTTAATGTGTAAAGGAtttgtggggccatgatatttatgtggttataaaagcttttcaattaaggataaaataattaaaatgaaagtttaaagttgaattatttccaattgTAGAAATGTATCATCTTTTTGAAATGGACAAATAAGAAAAGTGTGTTATCTAAATTGAGCAGGAGGAGTAATAAATTGGACACTACTATATATTGACACAGGTTTTAAGATATTCAGTTTGGAAAAGAAGAAGGGGGGAAATTTTAAAGAAACGGGGTGATCAATAGGTGCAAGATCAGAGTGGCCTGTAACACTCAAAACTAGAGTACCTGAAGTAGAAACGTGGCCCAAAGAGAGACTCTAATGAATGAATCACTTTCAATCATTTTCTTTCGTTTGAGCCACAGAATTGGAGCTCTCCTTCATAGCATTACTCGTGCAAAAATCGCCACCATTGTACTACTATATTGTATAATATCATAAAAAATTCAAATAGCGTATGCACTTGTGGTCAATGACAACAAAATGCAATAATCTTCTTTACTTTTTTACTTTAGCGGGTTTTCTTTATACCAGACATATTTCGAGTTAATTGTTtaacttatttatttaaaatagatacatacatagacattatatattttaaatatgcttATTGCGCATATCACATTAAATTAACTTTAAGCCATCACAACATATTCGTGAAATTGAttagttttaaattatttatttcaaaattaaacatGTAAACATCAAATCAATGTATAACATTAACACCAAATAGGGGCCAATAAACTTTTTAATATCCAATTGGTTAAACACTGAATAAATTGTTTCCCATGGTAAAACAGTAAAACTTACTCAAAACATATAGAATTCTTATAATTTAACGTaaaccaaataattaaaaaatcgATCTTCATATTGCAGAAAAACAGGGATTTTATATATGtagttttaaaaaaagaaaaagaaaaagaaaaaatgtttcCCTGCCCCTAATTCCCAAGAGGAAAGTTGTTGCCGCAGCGTAGTGTTATCCAAATAGGTAGAAATGGATagaaaaatccccccaaaatgAGTATATGAGCGGCCCTATTTTTTCCTTCCAAGGGATATAACACTATTATCCCCTTCTCCTCATTTtctttcaaatcccaattctCACTCGCTCTATCCTTAACTCTCTTTTCTCTCCCAACTTCAATCTCCGGCCATGGCTTCAATTTCAGCAGCCACCGCCACCTCCTCCACTAAGCTTGTATCATCCAACTCCACCAATCCTCTTCTTCCTTCCTCCACTAAACCCTCTAAGCTTATCCTATCCTCTTCCTTTACCCCTAATTGTTCCACCCTTTTCCTCCACTCACCCGCCACCCCTTCTTCTACTGCCACCCATCGCCACCGCCGGTTTACTGTCCGCGCTGCCCGTGGCAAATTCGAGCGGAAAAAACCCCATGTCAACATCGGTACTATTGGCCATGTTGACCACGGAAAGACTACTCTCACCGCTGCTTTAACCATGGCTCTTGCTTCTATGGGAAACTCCGCCCCTAAGAAATACGACGAAATTGATGCCGCCCCAGAAGAGCGTGCTCGTGGTATTACTATTAACACTGCTACTGTTGAGTACGAGACTGAGAACCGTCACTACGCCCACGTGGATTGCCCTGGTCACGCTGATTATGTCAAGAATATGATTACCGGTGCTGCCCAAATGGACGGCGCTATTCTTGTTTGTTCAGGTGCTGATGGTCCCATGCCACAGACTAAGGAACACATTTTGCTTGCTAAGCAAGTAGGTGTCCCCAACATGGTTGTGTTCTTGAACAAACAAGATCAGGTTGATGATGAGGAGCTGCTTCAGCTTGTTGAGTTGGAGGTAAGAGAGTTATTGTCAAGTTATGAGTTTCCTGGTGATGATATTCCTATTATTTCTGGCTCTGCTCTTTTGGCTTTAGAGGCTTTGATGGCTAATCCTAGTATTAAGAGAGGTGAAAATCAATGGGTTGATAAGATATATGAGTTGATGGACGCTGTTGATAGTTATATTCCTATTCCAGTTAGGCAAACTGAATTGCCTTTCTTGATGGCTATTGAAGATGTGTTTTCCATTACTGGTAGAGGTACTGTGGCGACGGGGAGGGTAGAGAGAGGGACTGTTAGGATTGGAGACACTGTTGATATTGTAGGTTTGAAGGACACTAGGAGTACTACCGTGACGGGTGTTGAGATGTTTCAAAAGATTTTGGATGAAGCAATGGCTGGAGACAATGTGGGGTTGTTGTTGAGAGGTATTCAAAAGATTGATATTCAGAGAGGAATGGTGTTGGCAAAACCCGGAACAATTACCCCTCACACCAAGTTTGAAGCTATTGTGTATGTGTTGAAGAAGGAGGAGGGTGGTAGGCATTCCCCCTTCTTTTCAGGGTACAGGCCTCAGTTTTACATGAGGACTACTGATGTGACCGGAAAGGTTACTTCCATTACGACTGATAAAGGAGAGGAATCTAAGATGGTCATGCCTGGTGATCGTGTGAACTTGGTGGTTGAGCTCATTATGCCGGTGGCTTGTGAGCAAGGGATGAGATTTGCCATCAGGGAAGGAGGAAAGACTGTTGGAGCTGGTGTCATTCAGAAAATTATCGAGTGATCAACCAATAGCGGAGCAATTTCCCTTCAAATGGTCTGGTCCCTGTCACACAGTATTTTTAATCCATTGTCATATATGCAGCTTTTTGGTTacttttttcttatcttttagaATCCTAGTTCAGTTGGAGAAATCTTGTTATAAGTCAATCCTAGTGGACCTTTGCGAGTTTGCTTCAGTTTCGTGCtttgttttttcatttgtttGCAAGGATGGAGAACATTTTGTCTCTTGTGCATCTTACTTTCTGCTAGAACAAATTCATATTGTGTTTGAAACTCGAGTTTAACATGCTAATGAAATTAGGTGCATTTGATATTTGTTTTGACGAATTGATGCTGCTAGGAAACACCCAAAAAAAAGATTACTGAGATGTTTTCTTTACCAGCATATGTCGTTTAAAAACTAAAATTGATGGACATGAGCTGACCCTGTAAGGAAAATATTGTAACAGAACCTCATAAGACTTAAGTTTAGTGATGCTTAATTGTTATTCTCAATTCTGGCTTTAATCCCTGAGTAGAACTATCTGAAATGATCAGTTGGTTCTGTCTTGGAATTCCTAGACAATGGTCTTTATTTATGTACATGAGCATCGTAGAAATTACACTATTAGACATGTCATATACCTATTGCTTATTATCCTCGGAGTGAGATAGTTCGTTCATGCTTGATGCTGTAAGCATGCTTGAAAGATATTCTAGCTGGCTGTTATACTAGGAAGCCTGTTTTACTAAGCTGAGCTAATGAATGAGATTATGTGTTTGATGCCTCTGGATTCAACCTCTGATGTGGAGTTGATTGTTTGTAGCATCTGGTGAAAATGAACGTCATAGCATGTAATTTGTTATATAATGTGATGTTTACTGTTTTTTAAGTGGTATAAGTCAAGCTGTTGAACCGAGCTTTTTCTTAAAATCCCCTATCAACTGCAGCTTTGCAGTCCTTTAGCTCTGAATCAAACAAGCACAACTCCTGTTGCCACGAATTGTAGAGCAACATTTCTTCAGATATTTTTAGTTTGATGTCATTTGTGATGGCAAGTCTTGTTAAGTCCACATATTTCTTCCTCCTCCCTTTTGCACCCTTTGCATGTCACCCATGAGTTATGGTGTTGTTTCAGGGTTATTTGGCTAGTTATTATTCCTGTACTCTGGTGTATTGAAATTAGGGTCTCAAATCTAAACACAACTATTATCACTAAGGTGCAATCAGCTTCTTTTTGCCTTATCAAGCATAGCTACTATTGCTGAATGATGATATAGAAGATTAGGATTACTTGCATGGCCTTTGTATTTGCGCATAAAATGTCATAAATAACTTGTTTGGATAAGTTTCAAAGATCTGCACTTTGCTTATCATCTTTCATTTCCCTACTTAGCATGGTATTCAGTTTGTGATGCAATGATGGTCGAAAGGAGCAATCTGTCTGTATTCAGTCAAATGATGTTGGCTGAATACACGTGGGCCATCAATATCATTAATCTTGTTATTTTTCGCGGTTCGGAACAGTGGTCTGTCAAAGAGCTAGTTAATTGTCGATGTTGCTGAATTTGGCAAGTGATGCTGGAACATCTAGGCTTGAAAAGAGATTTTAAATAATGAGAATAGAGTTTACGTAGATGGAGCATGCCAGTAATATTGCGATGGaccatcctttttttttttaaaataactgTGGTGTCCGGAccagcttgcgcgcacctcgactaattccacgggatatCTGCTACCTCCCATCAGCAACGggtaccaggtaactctatccaccaaggcttggatagatgggaagaaatcatcTAGTGGTTTTTGCCCCTGCTGGGACTTGAACCTGAGACCTCTTGGTTCTCACCCACTtgattgaccactaggccacacccttggatGAGCGATGGACCATCGTTGTCCAGTGTTTGATGCTCGTCAGTTTACTTACCAGTGAGGCATCCATGGTGGGGGAGGGGATTGTTTTTTTGCTGAATATTCTGGTTGGTGTTTGTTAATCTTACTGGACTTGCAAGTGTTTGAaaactagtttgggattgagcTATGTTTGATTGATTGATACCTTTGGTTACCTGTTGATGATCATGGTCAGTGTGTAGACATTTGGAGTTCTCTTAGTTCTTGTGCTACCTCATGATATGATCTTTTCTGAATTAGTGATTCGATGGTTTTTCTCTTGACCAATTATTTTCGAAATTCAGTTAACCAAGCTGGATTTTGGTATCATTGTATGTATCTATTTTTAAAACATCGGTCTATTGGTAAAATGTTAACCTTCACAGCTTCCCTTATGATTGCCAACATAAGTACAACCAGCAACTATGGGGTATCTTGATAGGTGTTGTTCGTTAAATGTAGTTGACTCATCGCAAGAAGTCAGTAACAGTGTAAAGATTCGCAGCTCAAAGTTTTATTCGTTAAGATTAGAATGTAGATGTTTTAATGAGAGCTAATCAAAGCTGAAAGAGCTTTTCCTATCTGGTGTTTCTGCTTTTGGGTTGCAGCAAAGGTGACCAGTTCTGCTTATGGAATCAGGTAAAATGCTCTGGATTCAGCTCTCCCTGACTTATTAGTATCATCTTgaaagataaagtaaaacagGTATGGGAAAACTGAAACTGTACAGTTGGATCAACAGGAGACTGGAGAACCAGTAGCTAATATAGGTGGTCTTTTGGTAGACGACCAAGCTTATTACTTAACTATGAGTCTATGAGAGTAATACTTCATTCGAAAATTAAGAACCTCAGATTCTGGTGGTATGTGACATTTAAGCACCtctgaaaattggaaaaaattaaaAAGGGGTGATGCTCATGCTCTCTCTGTTAAAACAATTTGTCCAAACAACTTACAATCGCCCTTCTCATTGTTAGTCCTTTTACCAAAATGTTGTCTAAACAAGTTGATGACTACGTTAAAGGAAAATTTCGTTTCAGTCTACTCCTTCATCTGCGGGTTAAGCTGTCAACCAGTTTGCCCAATTGAACCAGAATATTTTTCTCTCAGCGCAACAGATTACAATGTTGGCCCCTTCAACAAacgatttatttttgaaatggttcAATTTGTATTCAGATATAGCCAGCCATATAGGAGATAATAACCAGCACATATTAAAGAAATGTTAAAATGTTCACTGCGTACTTGTCAAAGCCAATTTGCCAACTTctgttgagtttttttttttttggtttcccacccgGTATCATGTACTCGCATTGGAGCCTGACTATATCCGGATTCACGCCGCATATGAACACagggctcgaactcgagacctctggttaagggaaGAACAGTTCCGtccactgcaccacatcctttggtggtaACTTCTGTTAAGTTGTTAGGCAGCATGAAAATTTTATAACGTTTGGTTTAAAAAAAGCATTTTAAGAAAATGAATATATTACTCCGTAGTCCTTACTATACACTCTCCATAGAAATTTCTTATATCACGAAAGTGTCTAAAGAGGACGAGAAGGATATAAGTAGCATAAGTGGTGTGATATGCCCCTGAGGACAAATGAGAGACATTAACATATTTCAGTTTGCACTTAAATTGATCCATGACAGATAGTACGCAGTGCATGTGTTTTCGTGTAAATAGTTTCTAGCCACAAATAATGTAATTAGATATTCCGAGACTTTAGCTAGTAATGGGATACATATAGCACCTACATGTTTTTTGTGAAGAATTATTCTCATACATATGCTCTAATACTAAAAGCTGTTCTCTTCGTTGGGTTGAATCCTCCGGCTGGTTATGCATATCTTAGAAGATAGTTGAAGCAATAATCTCTTGAAGAAATGCAGCTCTTTGCCTTTTCTCTTCATACTGTTCTTCTTGGGCTGGATCACATACTGGCAGCTTGCTGCTACAAAGAAAATAGATTCATGTCATCTTACTGTCACTGTCACAGCCATGATTAATTGCACTACTAGTTCCCTCTTGACACCCTTCTTCTCTGGGATGTTAATAGGGTAGTGGGAAGAGGGGTTCAACAGGAAAAAGTAAAATTCTTTATCTATCTATATAATTATACAGCCAAAACCTAGGCACATCAACAGTTGAGAAATCTCTAGTGTCTCCTGCCTGTCCAAATTAAGCAATTCACAGAGCAATAATTTGTCATAACAATGATAGCTCAGGAATGTCCATTTTGGTATCACTCAGCATTTAATTTTAAGGGCTTAGGGTAGAATTCATAGGACATTTCAAACAATGGTACCTTTTGTTTCATGTTTAAGGTGTCCATCACTGCCCGTTTCATCACCACAGTTGATCATCTTTTACTCACACAAGGATTCTTTGCTACTAGTACCATTGGGCTCTGGCTGTCTTCTTGTATGCCAAAGACGTAAGTCCAAACTTCAACATGATGGGGGCATTAAAGAAAACACCCAGAAAGAGGCCGAATCTACTTTGAAGGGCATGCATTGGTTTCTCAAATGAGGAAAGAGCACCCACCTACATACATACTCTGTTTATTCCAGTGACAACTAATATTGGAAGGTACACTTTTTAGTAGGAATTGCAAGTTTGCTTCCATGTTATTTCACGTTTAGCACTAGTGATTCCAGTTGTTTTTATGGTAAATTTGCAGGAAAGCTGAGATTAAATGAATAAATAAGTAATTATACGCATGCATATCAAATAAGATTTCCTTAATTGGTACCTTTCTACATCAGGAGCAGCAGCAACACTACCAGGAGACTCATCTAGTAGACCATCTTTAGAATCAGAATGAGCCGTACTGCATAGAAATGGCAGCAGAAGGGGATCAGGAGCAGGTTCTTGTACATTGTAGCGGCCAACCATTAAATTTGTGCACAAGAATGAATTTATTTCATGGGGGTCCTTGCCACTTATTGCTGAAGTATTGTTCCAGAAGCTAGACTTCTGGTATCTTCTCCTCCTCTGCAAAACAAGGTGGGAAAAGGGAGGTTTGCTTACTCATTAGGTGCtaataatcatatatttatgtacTATTTCTTATTGAAATATGCTTACCTTTACTGATTGTGCATGCTGCAATGTAAAATGCCCCAGAGGATCTTTACCTAAATTTGCAGCACATACGGGACAAACCTGTTCAAgacaacaagaagaaaaatatcGGGAAAGTTTGAGAAGTTTCTGAAGTAAGCAGACGCTAGTATTTTTCATTGTTCATTTCCCATTTGACACAACACACATGTTCTTAAAGAAAGTAACATAAGAAA belongs to Nicotiana tabacum cultivar K326 chromosome 6, ASM71507v2, whole genome shotgun sequence and includes:
- the LOC107800307 gene encoding protein DEHYDRATION-INDUCED 19 homolog 5 isoform X1, whose product is MDLDFCAARINSARHLSAVQTNHLSNSDYLSNVDNTAEEEDVRAWFPCPFCYVEIEVQMLCNHLQEEHCFDFRKAVCPVCAANLGKDPLGHFTLQHAQSVKRRRRYQKSSFWNNTSAISGKDPHEINSFLCTNLMVGRYNVQEPAPDPLLLPFLCSTAHSDSKDGLLDESPGSVAAAPDVESSKLPVCDPAQEEQYEEKRQRAAFLQEIIASTIF
- the LOC107800309 gene encoding putative serine/threonine-protein kinase WNK3 isoform X2; translated protein: MHQDSASEQEPDDSESEPDFVELDPTGRYGRYKEVLGKGAFKKVYRAFDELEGIEVAWNQVKVADLLRNAVDLERLYSEVHLLKTLKHKNIIKYFNSWVDTKNENINIITEIFTSGTLRQYRKKHKKVDLRALKNWSRQILEGLSYLHRHDPPVIHRDLKCDNIFVNGNQGEVKIGDLGLAAILRKARSAHSVIGTPEFMAPELYEEEYNELVDIYAFGMCLLELVTFEYPYVECANAAQIYKKVTAGVKPASLAKVKDPRVKAFIEKCIAKVSERLPANELLMDPFLQSDEDSGSISRSLSSHPIHADKSDDQSDSGRSPKDPVAEGSRDFTVQGQRKDLNTIFLKLRITDSTGHIRNIHFPFDIEVDTANAVASEMVEELDLTDQDVSAIADMIDSEIRSYIPDWEPKECSSNHITDEVTLSEGSTSEAREVAPSESSTSGAREDVSPSTIDSTPSGGLVLERLPSGRKYWSDSPKATSSASSPLRPGPSNLSQADSPIAEGSWTDENEQSSVSRKEGSSSGDDAFEHEENETENDMDEEAGVFPNSNTGDKNQSADLISETECHSLEARNNHLSKNCSADIGEIVEKLEKLLEKQQKELDGLRAKHDLAISDFMNKLPSELHSRVRAICGHKLSPHRLHYERGCSITNSADPSPSFQIYSRMLKNIRASGNGYKQNSVAGSFLNGPIFRRCFSSVKGNISSGLGIAVILKEEAGE
- the LOC107800307 gene encoding protein DEHYDRATION-INDUCED 19 homolog 5 isoform X2; this translates as MDLDFCAARINSARHLSAVQTNHLSNSDYLSNVDNTAEEEDVRAWFPCPFCYVEIEVQMLCNHLQEEHCFDFRKAVCPVCAANLGKDPLGHFTLQHAQSVKRRRRYQKSSFWNNTSAISGKDPHEINSFLCTNLMVGRYNVQEPAPDPLLLPFLCSTAHSDSKDGLLDESPGSVAAAPDVESKLPVCDPAQEEQYEEKRQRAAFLQEIIASTIF
- the LOC107800308 gene encoding elongation factor Tu, chloroplastic, with product MASISAATATSSTKLVSSNSTNPLLPSSTKPSKLILSSSFTPNCSTLFLHSPATPSSTATHRHRRFTVRAARGKFERKKPHVNIGTIGHVDHGKTTLTAALTMALASMGNSAPKKYDEIDAAPEERARGITINTATVEYETENRHYAHVDCPGHADYVKNMITGAAQMDGAILVCSGADGPMPQTKEHILLAKQVGVPNMVVFLNKQDQVDDEELLQLVELEVRELLSSYEFPGDDIPIISGSALLALEALMANPSIKRGENQWVDKIYELMDAVDSYIPIPVRQTELPFLMAIEDVFSITGRGTVATGRVERGTVRIGDTVDIVGLKDTRSTTVTGVEMFQKILDEAMAGDNVGLLLRGIQKIDIQRGMVLAKPGTITPHTKFEAIVYVLKKEEGGRHSPFFSGYRPQFYMRTTDVTGKVTSITTDKGEESKMVMPGDRVNLVVELIMPVACEQGMRFAIREGGKTVGAGVIQKIIE
- the LOC107800309 gene encoding putative serine/threonine-protein kinase WNK3 isoform X3, producing MHQDSASEQEPDDSESEPDFVELDPTGRYGRYKEVLGKGAFKKVYRAFDELEGIEVAWNQVKVADLLRNAVDLERLYSEVHLLKTLKHKNIIKYFNSWVDTKNENINIITEIFTSGTLRQYRKKHKKVDLRALKNWSRQILEGLSYLHRHDPPVIHRDLKCDNIFVNGNQGEVKIGDLGLAAILRKARSAHSVIGTPEFMAPELYEEEYNELVDIYAFGMCLLELVTFEYPYVECANAAQIYKKVTAGVKPASLAKVKDPRVKAFIEKCIAKVSERLPANELLMDPFLQSDEDSGSISRSLSSHPIHADKSDDQSDSGRSPKDPVAEGSRDFTVQGQRKDLNTIFLKLRITDSTGHIRNIHFPFDIEVDTANAVASEMVEELDLTDQDVSAIADMIDSEIRSYIPDWEPKECSSNHITDEVTLSEGSTSEAREVAPSESSTSGAREDVSPSTIDSTPSGGLVLERLPSGRKYWSDSPKATSSASSPLRPGPSNLSQADSPIAEGSWTDENEQSSVSRKEGSSSGDDAFEHEENETENDMDEEAGVFPNSNTGDKNQSADLISETECHSLEARNNHLSKNCSADIGEIVEKLEKLLEKQQKELDGLRAKHDLAISDFMNKLPSELHSRVRAICGHKLSPHRLHYERGCSITNSADPSPSFQIMLKNIRASGNGYKQNSVAGSFLNGPIFRRCFSSVKGNISSGLGIAVILKEEAGE
- the LOC107800309 gene encoding putative serine/threonine-protein kinase WNK3 isoform X1: MHQDSASEQEPDDSESEPDFVELDPTGRYGRYKEVLGKGAFKKVYRAFDELEGIEVAWNQVKVADLLRNAVDLERLYSEVHLLKTLKHKNIIKYFNSWVDTKNENINIITEIFTSGTLRQYRKKHKKVDLRALKNWSRQILEGLSYLHRHDPPVIHRDLKCDNIFVNGNQGEVKIGDLGLAAILRKARSAHSVIGEVLVQFANFCIYPRLQLFVLFRWYLKRAILYLISGTPEFMAPELYEEEYNELVDIYAFGMCLLELVTFEYPYVECANAAQIYKKVTAGVKPASLAKVKDPRVKAFIEKCIAKVSERLPANELLMDPFLQSDEDSGSISRSLSSHPIHADKSDDQSDSGRSPKDPVAEGSRDFTVQGQRKDLNTIFLKLRITDSTGHIRNIHFPFDIEVDTANAVASEMVEELDLTDQDVSAIADMIDSEIRSYIPDWEPKECSSNHITDEVTLSEGSTSEAREVAPSESSTSGAREDVSPSTIDSTPSGGLVLERLPSGRKYWSDSPKATSSASSPLRPGPSNLSQADSPIAEGSWTDENEQSSVSRKEGSSSGDDAFEHEENETENDMDEEAGVFPNSNTGDKNQSADLISETECHSLEARNNHLSKNCSADIGEIVEKLEKLLEKQQKELDGLRAKHDLAISDFMNKLPSELHSRVRAICGHKLSPHRLHYERGCSITNSADPSPSFQIYSRMLKNIRASGNGYKQNSVAGSFLNGPIFRRCFSSVKGNISSGLGIAVILKEEAGE